From Rhododendron vialii isolate Sample 1 chromosome 10a, ASM3025357v1, the proteins below share one genomic window:
- the LOC131302943 gene encoding uncharacterized protein LOC131302943, which produces MISLILPPTSKHTVVFIDKDLSIKGFDHNCPLHITVKCRGLWVPTVIIDNGSAVNICLLRVAYHLGLTKKDLVPSNVAVKAYNSTRRVVEGTLLLKLDAEGFEMDIEFHVLDIPATFNLLLGRPWLHRSDIMAVPSTLHQKVVLGLLSGTLTFYGGSGFSFDTFGSVLAINVDSDFIISFAALDIMRRMSYMPNIYFVHEGGNVAYTGQVEPFADPETRELLPGFEVFGNDTWSDSDEEPAKAKFKRKLNQAKVKTDWLGSFDQGSLELLFQEFSQVGFTEEAKEAEYPIWVANIVPVPKKNGQIQVCVDFRDLNKASRKDDFPLPHIDVLMDNTAGHTMLLFMAATTILHDMIHREVEVYVDYMIVKSKTREGHIPVLRSSSSDSVSFGCVSIHKNALSELQRAKCLA; this is translated from the exons ATGATCTCCCTCATCTTACCTCCTACTTCAAAGCATACCGTCGTCTTCATTGACAAAGACCTGTCGATCAAGGGGTTTGATCACAATTGCCCCCTTCATATAACAGTTAAATGCCGAGGACTCTGGGTTCCAACCGTCATCATCGACAACGGCTCAGCGGTCAACATTTGCCTTCTTAGGGTAGCTTATCATTTGGGACTTACAAAGAAGGACCTTGTGCCTTCCAATGTGGCCGTTAAGGCGTACAATAGCACTCGTCGTGTTGTCGAGGGGACTCTACTTCTCAAACTcgatgctgagggttttgagatggatattgAGTTTCATGTCCTTGACATCCCCGCTACAttcaacctgctgctgggcagacCTTGGCTCCATAGATCAGACATCATGGCTGTGCCTTCTACTCTCCATCAAAAGGTCGTGTTGGGACTTCTTTCCGGCACACTTACTTTCTACGGGGGCTCTG GATTCTCTTTCGATACATTTGGCTCAGTACTTGCCATCAACGTGGACAGCGACTTCATTATAAGCTTTGCTGCTTTGGACATAATGAGAAGGATGTCGTACATGCCTA ATATCTACTTCGTGCACGAAGGAGGAAATGTTGCTTACACAGGACAGGTCGAACCTTTTGCGGATCCAGAAACTAGGGAACTACTACCTGGTTTTGAGGTTTTCGGTAATGACACCTGGTCAGACAGTGATGAGGAACCAGCAAAGGCAaaattcaagaggaagcttaaccAGGCTAAAGTGAAGACTGACTGGCTGGGATcatttgatcaagggagcttggagctgCTATTCCAAGAattctctcaagtgggttttACCGAAGAAGCTAAAGAGgccgaa tACCCCATTTGGGTGGCCAATATTGTTCCTGTTCCCAAAAAGAACGGACAAATTCAAGTATGTGTCGATTTcagggacttgaacaaagcaagccgCAAAGATGATTTTCCCTTGCCTCACATTGATGTGCTTATGGATAATACTGCGGGACATACAATGCTTTTGTTCATG GCTGCCACGACCATCTTGCATGATATGATCCACAGAGAAGTTGAAGTCTACGTGGATTATATGATTGTCAAGTCAAAAACTCGAGAAGGCCATATCCCTGTGCTTAGGAGTTCTTCGAGCGACTCCGTAAGTTTCggatgcgtctcaatccacaaaAATGCACTTTCAGAGTTACAGCGGGCAAAATGCTTGGCTTAA